Genomic window ([Eubacterium] hominis):
GCACTGTTATATTTTATTGCCTCTTCTAAATTTACATCTATAAATTTAATATCATCCATAATTTTAGTAAACAATCTGTCCCCATGACTAGTATTTATAACTATTAAAGACGTTCCTTTATCATCATTCATAATAGGCGCAATATTGTTTATTCCCCAAAAATCTCCGATAGTAATGTCCGATTCTATATTTTCCTTAATTAAACAATTATAACAAGATGGTCTTAATGAATGATTTTTTAAAAACATCGACATATATGGATCTTCATTCTTCGGAATAAATTTAGTTTTATCTAAATATTTATATCGCATTCCATAATTTTTCCAGCCTTCATCCTTTGCTCTAAAACTAACACTAATTAATTTAGAATTTTCTTTATTTTCTAAAAAGCTAACATACTTACTCCACAATCCAGGCGATGATACACCATGACAAATTATATCTATGCAGTACAAATTTTCAAGTTGTTTTAAATTAAGCTTTTTCTCCAAAAAATTTTTTAGCCCATTAATTTGGCAACCAGTTCCACAGAATAAAACAATAAAATCATTTAATAAATCGTTCAAAACTTTCTTATATGAATCTCTAAGATCAGCTTGTAAATATTTCGAGCCCAATAAACAATGTATATTATCAATATTATTAATTCTAGTAAAGTAAGCTTCTTTGCAATCTTCACTCATTGTAACCCCATAAACTACTCCTTTAATTTCCAAAATTTGTTTAGCAAATAAGTAAAACAAACCACCAGAAGAGCTCTTCAATCTAATTGATTCATGTATAGAATAGCAAGCATATGCTTTATTTTTGTTTAACATTATTTTTCATCCTTCCATTAAACATAAAGTTATATAATTTATCAACTATTTTCTTAATGATATTAATATTAAAAATAACAAAAATAAAAGTAGTACATAAGATTAATATAATATCCACTGCAGTATTTGTAAAAATAACTACAATCGACATACTTATTGCTAAAAACAAATAAATTGTAAATTTAAACTTATTTAAAGCTATTGGAAAATCATCTTTAACATCATACATTCTTGTTATCCACATTATAAAAAATCCTACAAAAGTTGAAAATGCAGCAGCAAATAATCCAACATATTTTATCAAAATCAAATTTACAAATAAATTGGTTAATGCTCCATATATGCTTGTTTTTGCTGCACCTTTGGTTTTTTTTCCCATCAAATATCCTACACTACAAAAAGATGACAAACCTTGAAAAACTGTTCCTAGATATAAAAAACCCACATATACAGAAGCAATTTTATAAGACTCACTTAAAATAATATTCATAACTAATTTCGTTAATGGCATCAAAATTAAACTCATTCCAAATGAAAACTTATATAACTCCTCAAATATACTACCTACATATTTTTTAGTTTCTTTATCACTCTTCAATTCCGATAGAGCAAGATCTGTCCAAGAATTATTAAACATCTGGAACATTATTTGCAAAATTGATGGGAACTTATATGCTACTGAATATATACCATTAGAAACACTTCCAAGGAAAAAACGTATCACGTACCTGTCTGATGCGCTCATTACCCACCAACTTAAAGCAGAAGGTACCAAAGGAGCTGAATACTGTAGCATTTCCTTTTGCTGAATTTTATAATGCATATGCATATTTACATTTCTTAATCTTGTTTCAATAACAAATAAAACAATAATCGTTGTATACAGACTAAATACATTACTCAATAATATAGATCTAACACCTTTATGTAAAATAACAATTGAAATAAAATTAAAACTTAAAAAAATAAAAGAATGAAGTATACCTGAAAATGCAAATAACCTTTGATTTTTTAAGCCCCTTAATATTTTTTGAATACATTCTAGAATCCTATCACCTATTAGAATTAAAATAAAATAAGTAACATTCCATATTGGAAAGAAATAATTAATTGCTAGAATTGTTAAAGCTATAACAATTGAATTTCTTAACAACAATTTATATGTTGCTGAAATATATACTTTTTCATTTTCTTTTTTATTAATAATCCATCTATAAGTAGCATCTGATATTTTAAGAGTAATCAGAGGAGAAATTAGAGATACAGTTGTCATTAACAAATCATAGTCTCCCAAATCACCAGGTAAGATATAATATGTATATAATGGAACTATTAAAAAATTTAATATTTTCGTTCCAAAACTTCCAATTGCATATATCAGAGTCCCTTGAATTAATTTTTTATTTTTACTCATATTGCATCACATCTATTCTTGATTGCGTCATTCAACCATTTTCTAGACTTCTCTTGTTCTTCTTTTAAACTACTATTACATTTCTCCCAATTTATATCTAATGTCAACAATTTTGTTGCAGCTTCTTTATCATATCCATTAAATATTCGTTCATCTAATGAAAGTATATTTAATAATCCATTAATTCTTGTCGACATTTTTCTCCTAGTTCCTGTATTAACAATAAAATTTTTTTCGTACAGAATCGAAAATATGCAAGCATGAAAGGAATCAGTAATAATACCTGATGAAAATTTTATTAATGAAATCCATTCATTTATGTTTGGATTAACAAATATACAATTTTTTATTTGTCTTTTCTTATCAGAATCTATAGAAATAACAACAAGCTTTTTCTTCAATGTCTTAGATACTTGTAAAGCTAATTTAAATGTATTTTGATCAAAATGAACTTGATACAGTACAATATAACCTGTAATATTAAGTTTATCTAAGCATAAATCATCAAATACTTTCTTTTCACATAATAATGTAGGATCAACAACTCTTTTACTAATTAAACCCATTTGTTTAATAATTTCTACTCCAGAATCTTCTCTTACCGATAGTGAATCATATTTAGCTAAATGAGATTTTACCTCACCTATATTTTTGTTTGGAATACTATCTTTACCAAAACTCGAAGCATATGAAATCCTTCTTTCATTTTTTAAAAATGAATAATAATAAGGTGAATCGACCTTTTCATCTCGGCAAAAGCTGCTATTCCAGACTTGATCACTTCCGGTTATATATAAATCAGCTTTTGGATAATCATTTACCAATTCATCAGATGAATAGTATGGTTTGGAAAAATCTGCTCTACTTCTTAAAAAATCAATAAATGGTTGATAACTTTTTTTAATTTTAGGAAATTTTACTAATCTCCAGACTGTTTTTGTAATTTCTGTTCTACCCCATAGTCTACTATTTCTTAATATGTTGTTTGTAAACATTACTGGATCATCAATGTTACATCTTTCTGGTACATAATCAATAAACTCCACTTCATAACCTTCATTTTGTAAGTAAGAATACAGAGCATACGATTGTAAAATTCCTCCGTAATTTTTTGTTCTTGTATATGTAATGATATTAATTTTCATATAATCTCCTTATTTACAATCTATTGTACTTATTAATAATTTAAATAACGGAAGGCAATGTAAAAGCAAGATTAGTCTTATAAAGTTAAAGTTACTAAAACATTTAAATTTTTCACTTAATGTTAGATTATTTAAATAACTTATAATTGATTCTATATCTTTTTGATATTGTTTTGGAGCACCTCGCATATAATAGATTTTTGTTATTCTTAAGTATGTACTAGCCTTTCTTCGTAAGCATTCAAATTCTAAAGATTTGTCATCATTTAGTACATCTTTACAGATTTCGTTAACAACATCTATTGCACCAAAATATTTTTTCTCAAAAAGTTTTGCTCTACTATTTGAACCTTCTCGTCTAATATAATGATATTTTTCTGTATTTAATATCCCAATGTTATTCGAAACTTTTAATGAATAATAAACTGTATAACAATCTTCATATATTTGTACGCCTAAAGGAAATTGAACAGTATCAAATATTTTTTTTCTAAAAAGTTTAAAGCACGCTGACATTCCAATATCACTCATTAGAAATTTCTTAATTGCTTCACTTCTATTTAAAATTGTCAACTCATGAAAATTACCAATTTTATCCATAGAAATCAAATCTAAATTGTTCTCACAAGCATTGTTATACAGAATCTCGTACATATCTTTATCATAAATATCATCGACATCTACAAATCCTATATATTTTCCTTTAGCTTGAGAAACACCTACATTTCTAGCATTTGAAACCCCTCCATTTTTTTGATTAATTAGTTTAAAATTATCATTACCTTTTATCAACTCTTGCAATTTACTTTGAGTACTATCGGTAGAGCCATCATTTACAAAAATGACTTCAATATCAGATAATGATTGTTCTTTTAATTGATAAAAACAATCTTTTACATAATCTTCACCATTATATACTGGTACTATTACTGTGACAGAATAAGAAAGCATTTATTAATTCCTCCTAAATCTCTTTTTTTCGTTTATCAAAATGTATGGTATTGACATGACAAAAAACATGAATGGCGCTGCTATATCAAGAATAAAAGACTGATTATAAAACATCAATATAATAAAAATTAAAGTACATATTTGTGATGTTTGAATTAGTGTATTTGAACGAACCATCATTTTTTTTGCTCTAATATTTTCCACATAAACAGCAATAAATAAAGAAAAACATAAAAGAAGTCCTATTAATCCAATGTTTGTTAGTTCAAGTGATACAGTCCAAAACTGATATCCAAGGCCAGAATTATTTGATAAAAAACCACTCGAAAATAATGATGAGCTTACAGAATCACCATATCCAACTCCTAATCCAAATAATTTATTAGGCAATGTTATTAGAAAATTATCCCATACATAAGGAACAGCAGTAACTCTATTTAAGGAATTAAACCTCCCATATGATGATCCATCTAACCCAATATATTCTGAAATCGCTTCTAAGCTAAAAAACGAAACACCTCTACTTGTATAATAGTATCCACTTCCATAATATTGATTATAAAGATTTATCCCATATAATAACACTATACCTATTATAAAAATCACAATTATTTTTTTTAAAGACATTTTTGTTACAATTGCTACTAATACAACAATCATTACAAGTTCAAAGTAATATACTTTAATTTCAGCAAGTGCTGAAATATATATACACAACACTAAAGAAATAATCATAAAATATAGCAATTTATCTTTATTTAAATACGAAAGGATAGCATAAACTGTAACAATGCACATTAATACATTCATACCAGCACTACCACCAGCTATTTTATTTCCACTTGAAAACAGCCCAATTGCAGAATCAAGTGAGTATCCAGATATATATTGTATTGTTACAAAAAAAGCATTTATTAGTAGCATATAAAATAAAAAGTCTAATATCTTTTTTATTAATTTTTCATCGCAATAACATATACAGGCTAGAAAAAAATTAAAAATTTAAAAAGAGTTCTTATTCCCCAAACAAAAACCATTGGACTATATAAATTGATTATGAAACTAAAAAACGATGTAATAAGCAGTAAAAGAACTAGCAAACCTGCTGATCGTGTCATTCCTAATAATCTATTATTCTTTTGTTTTTGAAGAATAAAAATAAAAAGAATTATGCACGCAAAATCATTTAAATAATTAATTGCATCAGAAATTTTTAGATAATTAATTATCCCTTTGTAAACACAGTTAAAAATTATGATAAAAAATATCCAAAATCGAGGATTGTTATAAAACTTTCTATCAAAAACAAGCTTCATTTATATTCTCCTTTCAAAATACTTAGATATTCTTTTTTTATTCTTTTTATCTTTTTTGTATAATTAATTAGCCCGATTTTATATAGAAACGGTTTAATGTTTTCTAATAAATAATCAACATTACCAATATGAAGATAATGTTTAATACATCCCTCTAAACCTTCGTTATTTAATGTTTTATAAAAAGAATTTCTATGTGTATGAACTTTAGGATTATTATTGATCATTATTCCATCTAAACTTACAATATCTTCTATTTCAACTTTTTTACTCTTAATGGAATTATTACATAAGGTTTCCCATTCTTTTTTTCCTATTGATGTATTGATTAATACAGATGTATATCCTCTATCATCTTTAAATTCAGGTACTAAAGTGCTCGCATGCCATGCATCAAAAAGTGTAATATCACTACTTCGATTAGAAATGCCTTTAAAAGGACATTCATAGCAACTAGGTCGCTTTGCTATACCACTAACAAAGAAGTTCATCATTGGATCAATACGACCACTTTTCGAATAAACTTTTCCGCTATCAAATTTAATTAGCATAGTGGAACATTGATAACCATAGGTTTTTTCTCTAAAATTAACATAATTTACATTTGAGCCAAATTTAGATTTTTGATAATCCAAATATTTATCCCAAAGATTTTGCGATGGTACTCCAGCACAAACGATATCCACTGTAATTAAATTACTATATTTTTTTCCTAGAAAATTATTTAATCCAGCAACCTGACATGGCGTCCCTGAAAAGCATACTAATTTTCCTGTTTGTAAAATTAATTTAATCTTTTTAAAAATATCATTCAAATTGCTTTGAACATATTTTGAACCCTGAAAACGATAAATTTCCATTTCTGTTTTTGCAATACAATGAACTACATTAAAGTTTTCATCATAAGCTGCACCGACAACAACTCCATTATTACTTATAACATTGTGAGCAATAGCAGCAAATATTCCTCCCGAAGCACTTTTATATAATTCATTGCTATTTTTGAGCTGAGCTATATAAGCTTCTTTCGTCTCACTGGTGTCGAAAACAGAATTTACCGGACATACCCTTTTGCACATACCACAATCAACGCATTTATTTAAATCAATTTCAGGATATTTAAATCCTTCCTCATCTTTTACAAGTGATATACATTCTTTTGGACAAATACTCGCACAAGCAGTACATCCACAACAATTTTTCTTTTCATCTATTTTTATCATAAAATTTCCTTTACTCATTGTTATTTTTATTTATTACAAGAATTGAGCTAATCATATAATTAAACTTATATATAATAAAAAAGTTTACACAAGATATTCTACTTGGTTGCACCTAACGAATCAATTAAATAACTAATCGAGGCATTTCTTAACTCATTTAGTTTTATTTCAACATTGTCGTAATCTATGTCATTAAAAATATTATCTAAAATATTTTTTTCAAATCTTCTATCATTTAAATTTAACAAATGACATAAGCTATCGATACGTGAATTTCTTGATCCCTTACCACTTGTATATCTATTAAAAGTGATAAATTTTTTATGATTCAATATAGAGAAAATTGAACCATGAAAAGAATCAGTTAAAACATATTCTGCATTTCTAATTAAATTAACAAAATCTTTAGTATCAATATCAAACATTTTATAATCTCCAAATGTTAAATCTCGTTCTACAAAATTATCTAAAAAAGGAATTGTTACTATCTTATAGCCTGTTTTTTGACTTAAAATTTCTGCTTGGTTTCTGTGTTCATTGTTATCACCTAAAAAATAGCAAAAAATGTATTTTTCAGATATAACTTTTTCTTCAGGTAATATTTTCATCCACTGTTCACTATTAAATAATAATGTTGGATCACATACAACTTTTGCATTTTTCCCAGTTAATTCTTTAATAATTTCTTGCCCAGCTATTTCTCTAGTACTTAAAAATTGAAATCTATTTAGAAATTTTTTATATCCCTTTTTTAAATTATTTGGAATCTCACTCACTCCAAAACTAGTTGCATAAGCCACCTTTTTTTTGTCATCGTTTGCAAACTCTAAAGTATAAAAATGACTTCCTAGATTATGCGGTAACCACAATTGATCACTACCGCAAAGAAAAGTATCATAATTTTGATTTGATTTTCTAACTAAAGATTCCCAACCATTATATTGCTCAGATAAATTTGTAAAGTAATCAGTTACAAATTTATTAAATCTATCATTTCTTTTTTTTACATCATCACGTAGTTGATCATGCTTATCAATTCTATTTCTCTTCTTTTTACTATTTATTTTTGCTTGAATAAATGGGATATTAAACAATCTTGGTAAAGTTTGAACAATAAAAGTAGGGGATATTTTTTTCTTATATCTTATAATCTCTGTTTCAAATCCTAATTCTTCAATTTTTTTTAAAGTAGCTAGCACCTGTAACTGGCTACCATAATTCTTTGTATCATAGCATACCGCTAAACCAATTTTCTTCATATTTTCCTCCTAACACATTTTTAAGTTTATATTTCTATCTCTTTTAACAGCTCCTCAGTTATTACATTATTTACATCAAACTCTTTTGCTCTAATTCGAGCATTATTTTTCATTGATATAAGATCATATTTCCCGTCAATACAATTTTTCATTTCCTTTTTTAGCGCAGTTATATCGTGAACTTCAACAAATATAGTATCTAAACCTTCCTTTAAAAATATTTTATTATGCGCCCAATCAGATGCAATGATTGGTAGTCCAGATACAAATGCATCAATAATAATCCCAGCAAATCCTTCGCCTTTCCAATATGTAGGAAATAACATCATATCGAAAGATGAAAGTTCATTATAACTACTATTTACTTGCATATTTAGGAACCCTCCATAAGAAACATTATCTAACGAATTAATATACTTAGTGAATTCATCTTCGTACTGATCTGCTATTTTACCATAAAATGTAATTTCAAATTTATCTTTATATCCCTCATCATTGAGTTGTTCAGCCGTCTGCATAATATACGTACAACCTTTTTCAGCCATAATTCTGCCTATAAAAACAAAACGTAATTTATTATAATTAACATCATTTTTTAATGGTGGATAATATGATATTGGTTTAAAATTTGGTTTAACGATAACATTATCTATACCTACACTACTAAGTTGTTCTTTCATTACAATACTTTCAACAATAGTATGCTTAACATACCCAATTACATTTTTATCATATTTACCATCTAAAACATAATTTCCTAAGCTACCACCTATTACCCAATTAACAGTATTTTGTTTAGATTTGATAATCTTCAATAATTTCATTATAGGGTAGACATTTTGAACTGAAGTGGACATAATTAAAGTAGAATCTCTATTAAATAAGATATTTGCTAAAAGACTTACCAATACCCATGGATGTTTTTTCCAATTTTTAAAATCAAGCTGAATACATTCAACACCTAATTCTTCTAATCGTTTAATCATCAATTGATTTTTCATAGTTTCTCCACAATCAGCTTCTTTACCTTTATTTATCCATCCAACTACTATTGCTTTTCTCATAACAATACTCCTTATTTATTTTTTGCCGGTAAAGACAACCAACTTCCTATTTCATAATCAAAATCTATTGGCTTAATCTTTCCAAAACCTGCACCCTTAGTAAACGTTAATTCGCCAAATATTATTTTTCCATGTGTATAGTAAAAATCAACGCGAACATGTAAAAAATCTTTTGATAGGTCAGATGCAATTTTCACCATTTCTTCCCAACATTCTGGTTTGTTTACTGTCGAAGTATCATCGTTTGGATAACCCAATTCAACACCTTTTAATAAATTTAAATCAATGTCATAAGCATTAATCGCATGATGTCCATCTTTCCAAGTATCTACGTAAACCATTTTAGGAACACCATTGAAACAAAATATCTTATAATCAAATAAAGGTAATCCGTTATCTCCTTCAAGAAATTCTTCAATTATAATTCTAGGTTTCTCAATACCATAAAACCATTCGCCATAACATGGAAGAAATTTAGCTTTAAGCCATTTACGACATTTTTCTTTAACATCATTTCTATCTAATGTAGTTTTATCAGTACAAATAATATTAAATGTAGATCCATGTGTTACCTTTAAAACAAATCTATCAGGTAATTCATCAAATGGAATATCTTCGGGATCAAACCCTGCCCATATTAACCTATTTAATAAGTTGCTATATCCCCTTTGTTCAATATAATTACGAACAGTGTATTTGTCACAGCAAATTGGCATCAACGGATTATGATCATATAACTTAATCCATTGAAGTTTAGCATTATATGTTTTAGGGTTATCAAGGTCTAATTTATATCCTAATTTCATTTTAAAAAGCATTTTCAAAGTCAGGCTTGGACTAAACTTATATAATAAGTTAAATGGCGTTAATATAATATTCTTAGTTAAATTATCCATACTCATATTGTTTACACCTCTTTTATAAATTCTTCCAAACTATTCATAATTGTTTGTGTATTACTTTCATATTCTTTATATTTTGTTTTCTTGACAGTTTCAATTGCAGATTTTAAGTCACCATCTTCACATGAATATATCAAATCTAATTCTCTAAACTGAGAAACGAGTTGAAGTTGATGGTCATCTACATGTTCTCCGTATTTAGCAAGTCTAGGAACAGCGATTACTTTTTTTCTTTTTTTTACCGCTCCTATTATTGCTCCAGTTCCTCCGTGAGTGATTACAATATCCGAACAATTGATAACTTCAGAGAATTCCTCTCTATCAAGAAACTCTTTATATTTATAATTTTTAGGCTTGTAATTGCTGTACCCTATTTGGGCAAAAACTTCTTCATCAAGACCGCCTTCTATTAATTCATCAACCGATTTTAATAATCTATTAAATTGAAACTTTTGAGATCCTAAAGTTATAAAAATCATATCTATTTACCTCTTATATATTCTTGAAACTCTTTCAGAAATATTACATAAGACTTCGTATCCAATTGTTCCTATTTCATTTGCCATTTCATCAGCATTATATTTTTCATTCAACAATTCAACTTCATCCCCTAAACTAACATTAGGACAATTAGTCACATCTACCATGAACTGATCCATGCAAATACGTCCTACAATTGGACATTTACAATCTTTGATATATACAGCTCCAATATTTGATAGTAGCCTATTGTATCCATCAGCATATCCAGTTGATATTGTGGCAATTAATCTATCATTTGGCGCTTCATAACTTCTTCCGTATCCAATTGTTTCTCCTTTTTTTACTTTTTTAACCATTGATATTACAGACTTCCACTTTATACATGGCTTAATGCCTCTTGGTAATTTATTTGAATAATCTGGCTTGCAGCCATAAAGAATTATTCCTAAACGACAAATATTTCCATACTTTTCGTGCCATAAACCACCAGCTGAATTCAAACAGTGAACATAAGAAAGATTTAAATCACTTACTTCATTTACAACTCTTTTGAATCTATCAATTTGAATGTTAGTAAATTCTTTTTGTTGTTCGCAATCAGCTACACATAAATGAGTGAATAAACCTTTAATATTGAAAACATTAGAATAAGACCTTATAATATTTACAGTTGAAGCAACATTTTCTGAACTTAATCCAATTCTATTCATCCCTGTATCAATAGCAAATTGCACTTTAATCTTAATGTTTTGATTAGCAAGTTGTTTAGCATATTCATTTGATAGTATTGCTTGAGTTATTCCATATTTTTTAAGATTTTTGCTTTGATTTACAGGTGTATATCCTAAAATTAGTATATCACCAACAATACCATTGTTTCTCAAA
Coding sequences:
- a CDS encoding oligosaccharide flippase family protein; this translates as MSKNKKLIQGTLIYAIGSFGTKILNFLIVPLYTYYILPGDLGDYDLLMTTVSLISPLITLKISDATYRWIINKKENEKVYISATYKLLLRNSIVIALTILAINYFFPIWNVTYFILILIGDRILECIQKILRGLKNQRLFAFSGILHSFIFLSFNFISIVILHKGVRSILLSNVFSLYTTIIVLFVIETRLRNVNMHMHYKIQQKEMLQYSAPLVPSALSWWVMSASDRYVIRFFLGSVSNGIYSVAYKFPSILQIMFQMFNNSWTDLALSELKSDKETKKYVGSIFEELYKFSFGMSLILMPLTKLVMNIILSESYKIASVYVGFLYLGTVFQGLSSFCSVGYLMGKKTKGAAKTSIYGALTNLFVNLILIKYVGLFAAAFSTFVGFFIMWITRMYDVKDDFPIALNKFKFTIYLFLAISMSIVVIFTNTAVDIILILCTTFIFVIFNINIIKKIVDKLYNFMFNGRMKNNVKQK
- a CDS encoding glycosyltransferase; translated protein: MSMDNLTKNIILTPFNLLYKFSPSLTLKMLFKMKLGYKLDLDNPKTYNAKLQWIKLYDHNPLMPICCDKYTVRNYIEQRGYSNLLNRLIWAGFDPEDIPFDELPDRFVLKVTHGSTFNIICTDKTTLDRNDVKEKCRKWLKAKFLPCYGEWFYGIEKPRIIIEEFLEGDNGLPLFDYKIFCFNGVPKMVYVDTWKDGHHAINAYDIDLNLLKGVELGYPNDDTSTVNKPECWEEMVKIASDLSKDFLHVRVDFYYTHGKIIFGELTFTKGAGFGKIKPIDFDYEIGSWLSLPAKNK
- a CDS encoding polysaccharide pyruvyl transferase family protein, translated to MKKIGLAVCYDTKNYGSQLQVLATLKKIEELGFETEIIRYKKKISPTFIVQTLPRLFNIPFIQAKINSKKKRNRIDKHDQLRDDVKKRNDRFNKFVTDYFTNLSEQYNGWESLVRKSNQNYDTFLCGSDQLWLPHNLGSHFYTLEFANDDKKKVAYATSFGVSEIPNNLKKGYKKFLNRFQFLSTREIAGQEIIKELTGKNAKVVCDPTLLFNSEQWMKILPEEKVISEKYIFCYFLGDNNEHRNQAEILSQKTGYKIVTIPFLDNFVERDLTFGDYKMFDIDTKDFVNLIRNAEYVLTDSFHGSIFSILNHKKFITFNRYTSGKGSRNSRIDSLCHLLNLNDRRFEKNILDNIFNDIDYDNVEIKLNELRNASISYLIDSLGATK
- the alr gene encoding alanine racemase; amino-acid sequence: MNFVNRSWVEIDLKQLRKNLSIYKVELKDSISVMAVVKANAYGHGDVEVAKVLQEEGVKHFAVSNIIEAINLRNNGIVGDILILGYTPVNQSKNLKKYGITQAILSNEYAKQLANQNIKIKVQFAIDTGMNRIGLSSENVASTVNIIRSYSNVFNIKGLFTHLCVADCEQQKEFTNIQIDRFKRVVNEVSDLNLSYVHCLNSAGGLWHEKYGNICRLGIILYGCKPDYSNKLPRGIKPCIKWKSVISMVKKVKKGETIGYGRSYEAPNDRLIATISTGYADGYNRLLSNIGAVYIKDCKCPIVGRICMDQFMVDVTNCPNVSLGDEVELLNEKYNADEMANEIGTIGYEVLCNISERVSRIYKR
- a CDS encoding glycosyltransferase, with protein sequence MRKAIVVGWINKGKEADCGETMKNQLMIKRLEELGVECIQLDFKNWKKHPWVLVSLLANILFNRDSTLIMSTSVQNVYPIMKLLKIIKSKQNTVNWVIGGSLGNYVLDGKYDKNVIGYVKHTIVESIVMKEQLSSVGIDNVIVKPNFKPISYYPPLKNDVNYNKLRFVFIGRIMAEKGCTYIMQTAEQLNDEGYKDKFEITFYGKIADQYEDEFTKYINSLDNVSYGGFLNMQVNSSYNELSSFDMMLFPTYWKGEGFAGIIIDAFVSGLPIIASDWAHNKIFLKEGLDTIFVEVHDITALKKEMKNCIDGKYDLISMKNNARIRAKEFDVNNVITEELLKEIEI
- a CDS encoding beta(1,3)galactosyltransferase EpsH → MIFITLGSQKFQFNRLLKSVDELIEGGLDEEVFAQIGYSNYKPKNYKYKEFLDREEFSEVINCSDIVITHGGTGAIIGAVKKRKKVIAVPRLAKYGEHVDDHQLQLVSQFRELDLIYSCEDGDLKSAIETVKKTKYKEYESNTQTIMNSLEEFIKEV
- a CDS encoding glycosyltransferase; its protein translation is MLSYSVTVIVPVYNGEDYVKDCFYQLKEQSLSDIEVIFVNDGSTDSTQSKLQELIKGNDNFKLINQKNGGVSNARNVGVSQAKGKYIGFVDVDDIYDKDMYEILYNNACENNLDLISMDKIGNFHELTILNRSEAIKKFLMSDIGMSACFKLFRKKIFDTVQFPLGVQIYEDCYTVYYSLKVSNNIGILNTEKYHYIRREGSNSRAKLFEKKYFGAIDVVNEICKDVLNDDKSLEFECLRRKASTYLRITKIYYMRGAPKQYQKDIESIISYLNNLTLSEKFKCFSNFNFIRLILLLHCLPLFKLLISTIDCK
- a CDS encoding polysaccharide pyruvyl transferase family protein yields the protein MKINIITYTRTKNYGGILQSYALYSYLQNEGYEVEFIDYVPERCNIDDPVMFTNNILRNSRLWGRTEITKTVWRLVKFPKIKKSYQPFIDFLRSRADFSKPYYSSDELVNDYPKADLYITGSDQVWNSSFCRDEKVDSPYYYSFLKNERRISYASSFGKDSIPNKNIGEVKSHLAKYDSLSVREDSGVEIIKQMGLISKRVVDPTLLCEKKVFDDLCLDKLNITGYIVLYQVHFDQNTFKLALQVSKTLKKKLVVISIDSDKKRQIKNCIFVNPNINEWISLIKFSSGIITDSFHACIFSILYEKNFIVNTGTRRKMSTRINGLLNILSLDERIFNGYDKEAATKLLTLDINWEKCNSSLKEEQEKSRKWLNDAIKNRCDAI
- a CDS encoding Coenzyme F420 hydrogenase/dehydrogenase, beta subunit C-terminal domain, which translates into the protein MIKIDEKKNCCGCTACASICPKECISLVKDEEGFKYPEIDLNKCVDCGMCKRVCPVNSVFDTSETKEAYIAQLKNSNELYKSASGGIFAAIAHNVISNNGVVVGAAYDENFNVVHCIAKTEMEIYRFQGSKYVQSNLNDIFKKIKLILQTGKLVCFSGTPCQVAGLNNFLGKKYSNLITVDIVCAGVPSQNLWDKYLDYQKSKFGSNVNYVNFREKTYGYQCSTMLIKFDSGKVYSKSGRIDPMMNFFVSGIAKRPSCYECPFKGISNRSSDITLFDAWHASTLVPEFKDDRGYTSVLINTSIGKKEWETLCNNSIKSKKVEIEDIVSLDGIMINNNPKVHTHRNSFYKTLNNEGLEGCIKHYLHIGNVDYLLENIKPFLYKIGLINYTKKIKRIKKEYLSILKGEYK
- a CDS encoding Coenzyme F420 hydrogenase/dehydrogenase, beta subunit C-terminal domain, yielding MLNKNKAYACYSIHESIRLKSSSGGLFYLFAKQILEIKGVVYGVTMSEDCKEAYFTRINNIDNIHCLLGSKYLQADLRDSYKKVLNDLLNDFIVLFCGTGCQINGLKNFLEKKLNLKQLENLYCIDIICHGVSSPGLWSKYVSFLENKENSKLISVSFRAKDEGWKNYGMRYKYLDKTKFIPKNEDPYMSMFLKNHSLRPSCYNCLIKENIESDITIGDFWGINNIAPIMNDDKGTSLIVINTSHGDRLFTKIMDDIKFIDVNLEEAIKYNSAYYKSVCKPANRNSFFDDLNTISFIKFLKKYNFKKKISLKKIIKKVFKHK